The following proteins are co-located in the Gloeocapsa sp. PCC 7428 genome:
- a CDS encoding MFS transporter — translation MVALLLLGVSSGLPLLLTSKTLQAWMTVEGVDLKSIGLFSLVALPYSLKFLWAPILDRFALPFLGRRRGWLIALQIGLILAIAFMGFQQPAQALQLLAINALFVAFFSATQDIAGDAYRADVLAEKEMGAGAAVFVLGYRVALLITGSLALILADRISWTSVYLLMASVMIIGVIGTLIAPEPEGHIQLPASLSEAVLLPFGEFFQRLGALTGFFILCFIVLYKLGDALVNNMSTPFLLQIGFTQTDIGAIQGGMGLIATIVGALAGGAILSKIGINRSLWVFGGLQAISNLAYFMQAQLGRNYPFMVLTINIENFCAGLGTAAFVAFLMSLCNQRFSATQYALLSSLMAVSRDILVAPAGALAESTGWSLFFIISIVAAIPGLLLLPVFAPWNPKPVTVPKPR, via the coding sequence ATGGTGGCATTACTGTTATTGGGCGTTTCATCAGGTTTACCGTTGTTACTAACGAGCAAAACACTACAAGCGTGGATGACTGTTGAAGGAGTCGATTTAAAATCGATTGGGTTGTTTAGTTTGGTGGCTTTACCGTATTCGCTCAAGTTTCTTTGGGCACCGATACTCGATCGCTTTGCGTTACCATTTTTGGGGCGACGGCGCGGCTGGTTAATTGCACTGCAAATTGGCTTAATTTTAGCGATCGCCTTCATGGGATTTCAACAACCCGCGCAAGCGTTGCAACTACTCGCGATCAATGCCTTATTTGTCGCTTTTTTCAGTGCTACGCAAGATATCGCTGGTGATGCTTACCGCGCAGATGTTCTCGCCGAAAAAGAAATGGGTGCGGGTGCAGCGGTTTTTGTTCTAGGTTATCGCGTTGCTTTACTCATTACAGGTTCTTTAGCACTCATCTTGGCAGATCGCATTTCTTGGACAAGTGTTTATTTGCTCATGGCATCGGTGATGATTATCGGTGTGATTGGTACTCTCATTGCACCCGAACCCGAAGGACACATTCAACTTCCCGCCTCGCTATCCGAAGCCGTTTTGTTACCTTTTGGTGAATTTTTTCAACGCTTGGGCGCGCTAACAGGATTCTTCATTTTATGTTTTATCGTCCTCTATAAACTTGGCGATGCCTTAGTCAATAATATGTCTACGCCCTTTTTACTGCAAATTGGATTCACGCAAACCGATATTGGCGCGATTCAAGGAGGAATGGGATTAATCGCCACAATCGTTGGGGCGCTGGCAGGAGGCGCAATTTTAAGTAAAATTGGGATTAATCGCTCGTTGTGGGTCTTTGGTGGCTTGCAAGCTATTAGTAACCTCGCGTATTTTATGCAAGCGCAACTAGGGAGAAACTACCCCTTTATGGTGCTAACAATTAATATTGAAAACTTTTGTGCAGGCTTGGGAACTGCGGCGTTTGTTGCTTTTTTAATGAGTTTGTGCAATCAAAGATTTTCGGCAACGCAGTATGCATTACTCTCTAGTTTGATGGCTGTTAGTCGTGATATTCTGGTCGCCCCCGCTGGTGCCTTGGCAGAATCCACCGGATGGTCTTTGTTTTTCATTATTAGTATCGTCGCTGCAATTCCAGGATTGTTATTACTTCCCGTCTTTGCACCGTGGAACCCGAAACCTGTAACTGTCCCCAAACCAAGGTGA
- a CDS encoding inorganic diphosphatase, translating to MDLNRIPPQPKPGVINVLIEITAGSKNKYEYDKDLQAFALDRVLYSSVQYPYDYGFVPNTLADDGDPLDGMVLMDEPTFPGCVIAARPIGMLIMIDGGDHDEKILCVPDKDPRYKHVKSLADIAPHRLDEIAEFFRSYKNLEQKVTEIRGWEDIDQVMPLVERCIKAGSEQGRDSEAEE from the coding sequence GTGGACTTAAACCGTATTCCGCCTCAACCAAAACCTGGCGTGATCAACGTTTTAATTGAAATTACTGCTGGAAGCAAAAATAAGTACGAATACGATAAAGATTTGCAGGCGTTTGCTTTAGATCGAGTATTGTACTCCTCAGTGCAGTATCCTTACGATTATGGCTTTGTCCCTAATACTCTTGCTGACGATGGCGATCCGCTTGATGGCATGGTATTGATGGACGAACCAACATTTCCAGGATGTGTAATTGCGGCGCGTCCGATTGGAATGTTGATTATGATTGACGGCGGCGATCATGATGAAAAAATTCTGTGTGTTCCTGATAAAGATCCTCGTTACAAACACGTTAAATCGCTTGCAGACATCGCACCGCATCGATTAGATGAAATTGCTGAGTTTTTCCGCAGCTACAAAAATCTGGAACAGAAAGTCACAGAAATTCGTGGCTGGGAAGACATCGATCAGGTTATGCCTTTAGTAGAAAGATGCATCAAAGCTGGTAGCGAACAAGGGCGCGATTCGGAAGCCGAGGAATAA
- a CDS encoding LysR family transcriptional regulator, producing MRLEQLQAFLAIAETGSFQQAARKCGVTQSTISRQIQALEADLGLSLFHRTTGATLTLGGERVLPRVRKICQEWRTIKEELADLVAGKQPELCIAAIHSICSNCLPPVLQQFCHDYPDIQLRVTSLGSDRALKVLKDGLVDLAIVMNNRFLTTGSEMVVEVLYDEPIEVLTAADHPLAQFDKVPWFELVRYPQVVFKDGYGMQRLVQERFERFGATLQAVLEVNTLDAFRGVVRQGELIALLPRSALVEARQDPTLAVRSLANSDSSTSVESGLMRQVVMVTTQDRLQIPPIRHFWQLVKQLIVPQFEQQGKPQAIKNLQVR from the coding sequence ATGCGGCTAGAGCAGTTGCAAGCCTTTTTGGCGATCGCAGAAACCGGTAGTTTTCAACAAGCAGCACGCAAGTGCGGCGTGACTCAATCGACAATTAGTCGTCAAATCCAAGCCTTAGAAGCAGACTTAGGATTATCGTTGTTTCATCGGACAACTGGTGCGACGCTGACATTAGGAGGCGAACGCGTACTACCCCGCGTGCGAAAAATTTGTCAAGAGTGGCGGACAATTAAAGAAGAATTAGCAGACTTAGTTGCAGGAAAGCAGCCTGAATTGTGTATCGCGGCGATTCACTCGATTTGTTCTAACTGCTTACCTCCGGTTTTACAGCAATTTTGCCACGATTATCCTGATATTCAGTTGCGGGTAACTTCGCTCGGAAGCGATCGCGCGCTGAAAGTTCTCAAAGATGGACTTGTCGATTTGGCAATTGTGATGAATAATCGCTTTTTGACAACAGGTTCCGAAATGGTCGTCGAAGTACTGTACGATGAACCGATTGAAGTTTTAACCGCAGCGGATCATCCCCTCGCGCAGTTTGACAAAGTTCCTTGGTTCGAGTTAGTTCGCTATCCACAAGTTGTTTTTAAAGATGGCTACGGAATGCAGCGCCTTGTCCAAGAACGATTTGAACGATTTGGCGCGACACTCCAAGCCGTTTTAGAAGTGAATACCCTCGATGCTTTTCGCGGTGTTGTCCGTCAAGGCGAATTAATTGCATTATTACCGCGTTCTGCATTGGTGGAAGCTCGCCAAGATCCGACGCTCGCAGTGCGATCGCTTGCAAATAGTGATTCTTCGACAAGCGTTGAATCAGGTTTAATGCGTCAAGTTGTGATGGTGACAACGCAAGATCGCTTGCAGATTCCCCCGATTCGACATTTTTGGCAATTAGTCAAGCAGCTAATCGTTCCGCAATTTGAACAACAAGGAAAACCGCAAGCTATCAAAAATTTGCAGGTGCGATAG
- a CDS encoding nitrate reductase associated protein: protein MNEFFQFEADFVDSLRCIPMQVRYKLDTCGVKLKLSHWTQFSAAERQALVEKPCSGEQASAYRDFLQQLVKQHTGVTAGELPIESHPAWLNDTAIPSDLQLKAQEVGVTMTLQQWRSLTPLQRFALIKLSRPSHENKNFVPALREFHLL from the coding sequence ATGAATGAGTTTTTTCAATTTGAGGCTGATTTTGTTGATAGTTTGCGTTGTATTCCGATGCAAGTGCGCTACAAATTAGATACGTGTGGCGTGAAATTAAAGCTATCGCACTGGACGCAATTTAGTGCTGCTGAACGCCAAGCGCTAGTCGAAAAACCTTGTAGTGGGGAACAAGCGAGTGCTTACCGCGATTTTCTCCAGCAGTTAGTCAAGCAGCATACAGGTGTTACCGCAGGAGAACTTCCCATAGAATCGCATCCAGCATGGTTAAACGATACAGCGATACCTAGCGACTTACAACTAAAAGCCCAAGAAGTTGGCGTGACAATGACATTGCAGCAGTGGCGATCGCTAACTCCTTTGCAGCGTTTTGCATTAATTAAGCTGAGTCGCCCTAGCCACGAAAACAAAAACTTTGTTCCTGCACTTCGAGAATTTCATTTACTCTAA
- a CDS encoding HEAT repeat domain-containing protein, whose product MYDEDDINSVLDQEIELESPLDHLGSLSAESETPKFDPEAMLVLLDHPQTQQRMLAARAFSDIEDRRAIPHLIRLLRDPCPLVRVSAAYGIGRNPSPDAVEPLIEQLNQDWNGYVRKGVVWALGNCRDRRTLAPLADALRTDISAVRLWAASALAQMSQVSYDAVVGAMPPLIEALVQDPVAAIRSNCAWAIGQLCRELPSNVVYATAVDALIQAFAEDEDLGVREDAKASLLGVGDPRGLQLIETLEQEGWF is encoded by the coding sequence ATGTACGATGAAGATGACATAAATAGTGTGCTTGACCAGGAGATTGAGCTAGAAAGTCCCTTAGACCATCTAGGGTCGCTTAGTGCTGAGTCAGAGACACCAAAATTCGATCCGGAGGCGATGTTAGTGCTGCTGGATCATCCGCAAACACAACAACGGATGTTGGCGGCGCGTGCGTTTTCGGATATTGAAGATCGCCGCGCTATTCCGCATTTGATTCGTTTACTGCGCGATCCTTGTCCTTTGGTGCGAGTCAGTGCTGCATACGGTATTGGGCGTAACCCTAGTCCTGATGCTGTCGAACCATTGATCGAACAACTCAATCAGGATTGGAATGGTTATGTGCGTAAAGGTGTTGTTTGGGCTTTGGGAAATTGCCGCGATCGCCGCACTTTAGCACCGCTGGCGGATGCTTTACGAACTGATATTTCTGCTGTTCGACTGTGGGCAGCAAGTGCTTTAGCACAAATGTCACAAGTGAGTTACGATGCGGTAGTGGGTGCCATGCCACCCCTTATTGAAGCGTTAGTACAAGATCCCGTCGCCGCAATCCGTAGTAATTGTGCGTGGGCGATCGGTCAATTGTGCCGTGAGTTGCCTTCTAATGTTGTTTATGCGACAGCAGTTGATGCTTTAATTCAAGCTTTTGCCGAAGACGAAGATTTAGGCGTTCGCGAAGATGCCAAAGCTTCCTTATTAGGAGTGGGCGATCCGCGTGGTTTGCAACTTATTGAAACGTTAGAACAAGAAGGATGGTTTTAG
- a CDS encoding chloride channel protein, which translates to MSSSASSQSAIAGNSEVDRTNEELSYQQLILLAAMIGIAGGLVATIYYYSLELSLDIIWKSVPEFLQLRFASEFLAKNYIWIATTIGGFLVGLTLYFLGLPGEVAFVVDKVHDPGHIEIRQTPAMLIASLFSIAFGGSAGPEAPLVQVNGSFGGWLGQKLKLTAKSIRVMTFCGMSAALGAFFGAPLGGALFALEIPHRRGLEYYEALIPAVLSAILSFCVFRLNTGLTIGGIYHFTAIPKLSLINLVEGALLGGIGALIALLFVLLFRAIGHLSEYAANRRILLATLGGLSIGLIAYFFPQTLFFGEKEIETIVETGATFGVTMLVAIAVAKMLAISCTLHSGFRGGFIFPLFYIGAAIGLAIALAFPQIHPTIGMVCLMAAVNVAVTKTPISTSVILSVLSDTAMLPVIVIASFVSFLLTTQLSLIQTQRSRALNLTVVE; encoded by the coding sequence ATGTCATCATCAGCTTCTAGCCAAAGTGCGATCGCAGGTAATTCTGAAGTAGACCGTACAAATGAGGAACTGAGTTATCAGCAGCTTATTTTACTTGCCGCGATGATTGGGATTGCTGGCGGCTTAGTAGCTACAATTTATTACTATTCGTTAGAACTAAGTTTAGATATTATTTGGAAAAGTGTTCCAGAGTTTCTACAATTAAGGTTTGCCAGCGAATTTTTAGCAAAGAATTATATTTGGATTGCTACTACGATTGGTGGCTTCCTTGTAGGTTTGACTTTGTATTTTCTGGGGCTTCCTGGCGAAGTTGCATTTGTTGTTGATAAAGTTCACGATCCTGGACATATCGAGATTCGTCAAACCCCAGCCATGCTGATTGCTTCTCTATTTTCAATTGCTTTTGGTGGAAGCGCAGGTCCAGAAGCACCATTAGTACAAGTTAATGGTAGTTTTGGCGGTTGGCTAGGACAAAAACTCAAGCTAACGGCGAAAAGTATTCGCGTAATGACTTTTTGCGGAATGAGTGCTGCGCTGGGTGCATTTTTTGGCGCGCCGCTGGGTGGGGCATTGTTTGCGTTAGAAATTCCGCATCGTCGCGGTCTAGAATACTATGAAGCGCTAATTCCAGCGGTACTTTCGGCAATTTTAAGTTTTTGTGTCTTTCGTCTCAATACAGGATTAACAATCGGGGGAATTTATCACTTTACAGCAATTCCTAAACTTTCGTTGATAAATTTGGTAGAAGGCGCGTTATTGGGCGGAATTGGCGCGTTAATTGCCTTATTATTTGTTCTACTATTTCGGGCTATAGGTCATCTCAGCGAGTACGCTGCAAATCGTAGAATCTTACTCGCTACTTTAGGTGGGTTATCGATTGGACTAATTGCGTATTTCTTTCCCCAAACGCTGTTTTTTGGCGAAAAAGAAATTGAAACGATTGTCGAAACTGGGGCGACATTTGGAGTGACGATGTTAGTTGCGATCGCTGTAGCGAAAATGTTAGCGATTAGTTGTACGCTGCATTCGGGTTTTCGCGGCGGGTTTATCTTTCCGCTATTTTATATTGGTGCCGCGATTGGATTGGCGATCGCGTTGGCTTTTCCCCAAATTCATCCGACGATTGGTATGGTTTGTTTGATGGCGGCGGTAAATGTTGCTGTCACAAAAACCCCCATAAGTACGAGTGTAATTCTCAGTGTGCTTTCTGATACCGCGATGCTGCCCGTAATTGTGATCGCGAGTTTTGTAAGTTTTCTTTTGACGACACAGTTATCATTGATTCAAACGCAGCGATCGCGCGCTCTTAATTTAACTGTTGTAGAGTAA
- a CDS encoding N-acetyltransferase, producing the protein MSELIPGYTIRAGGVDRALLLKFMQRTYKELFPEQDFSHLARTVEQYYSKETPLWWVELANQQENYPSLLAPRPSPLIVACLWAGNAIDQVKGDRYTHIFLLYVVPEHRRRGIGTALMQYAETWAKKRGDRQIGLQVFRCNQSALNLYNHLGYQSASIWMVKTFDP; encoded by the coding sequence GTGTCTGAACTCATACCTGGATATACGATTCGTGCTGGTGGTGTTGATCGCGCGTTGTTACTCAAATTCATGCAACGCACGTACAAGGAACTTTTTCCCGAACAAGACTTCTCGCACCTCGCCCGCACTGTTGAACAATACTACTCGAAAGAAACTCCTTTGTGGTGGGTAGAATTAGCAAATCAACAAGAAAATTACCCCTCACTCCTCGCCCCTCGCCCCTCGCCCCTCATAGTCGCGTGCCTTTGGGCGGGAAATGCTATCGATCAAGTTAAAGGCGATCGCTATACGCACATCTTTCTACTTTATGTCGTACCCGAACACCGACGGCGCGGAATAGGCACAGCTTTGATGCAGTATGCCGAAACCTGGGCAAAAAAAAGAGGCGATCGCCAAATTGGTTTACAAGTGTTTCGGTGCAACCAATCAGCATTAAATCTTTATAACCACTTAGGCTACCAATCTGCGTCAATATGGATGGTGAAAACGTTTGATCCTTGA
- the panD gene encoding aspartate 1-decarboxylase: MQRTLLLAKIHSCTLTAANLHYVGSISIDQTLLDAAGILPYEQVQVVNVTNGERLITYAIAAPPNSGAIELNGAAARLGMPGDRLIIMTYAQFTPEELKSYCPTVVLVTERNRLLEVRRYDDLLAQV; encoded by the coding sequence ATGCAACGCACGCTACTATTAGCTAAAATCCACAGTTGCACGCTCACAGCGGCTAACCTGCATTATGTCGGTAGTATTAGTATCGATCAAACATTACTCGATGCCGCAGGCATACTACCTTATGAGCAAGTGCAAGTTGTTAATGTTACGAATGGAGAACGGCTGATCACGTATGCGATCGCCGCACCGCCAAATTCAGGCGCGATCGAGTTAAACGGCGCTGCGGCAAGACTCGGAATGCCAGGCGATCGCTTGATTATCATGACGTATGCGCAATTTACACCTGAAGAACTCAAAAGTTACTGTCCAACAGTTGTGTTAGTCACTGAACGCAATCGCCTCCTAGAAGTCCGACGTTACGATGATTTATTAGCGCAAGTTTGA
- a CDS encoding FeoA family protein yields the protein MKDPNDTRHQSRTGWGFTFFGGTDTYQEQSSIAPHTNQTSFPLTMANVGDRVWIVKLNGEDGFARRLMDMGLTLGCELQIVSRTASGSVVVGIQDNRIGLGAGMAHQVVVTAVHQAQHQQGKTNTKLRNLAVGCRGRVVGYEQTARAYREKLLPMGLTPGTEFTVTRHAPLGDPIEIEVRGFHLSLRKDEADALRIEEVQS from the coding sequence ATGAAAGACCCGAACGATACACGCCACCAAAGTCGCACAGGGTGGGGGTTTACATTTTTTGGCGGTACAGATACCTATCAAGAACAAAGCAGTATCGCGCCACACACGAATCAAACGTCATTTCCGTTAACGATGGCAAACGTAGGCGATCGCGTGTGGATTGTCAAACTCAATGGCGAAGATGGATTCGCACGGCGGCTAATGGATATGGGTTTAACACTCGGATGCGAACTTCAGATCGTCAGTCGTACCGCGAGTGGCTCGGTTGTCGTGGGTATTCAAGATAATCGCATTGGGTTAGGTGCAGGAATGGCGCATCAAGTTGTAGTCACAGCAGTACATCAAGCGCAACACCAGCAAGGCAAAACGAATACCAAACTACGTAATTTAGCAGTAGGTTGTCGAGGGCGCGTCGTTGGTTACGAGCAAACCGCCCGCGCTTACCGCGAAAAATTGTTACCGATGGGATTAACACCAGGAACCGAGTTTACTGTTACCCGTCATGCGCCGCTGGGCGATCCGATCGAAATTGAAGTCCGAGGCTTCCACCTTAGTTTACGCAAAGACGAAGCTGATGCGTTACGCATTGAGGAGGTGCAATCGTGA
- a CDS encoding anthranilate phosphoribosyltransferase family protein, translating to MSNAFRDLLKKVGSGNHTSENLTREEAAAATRMILLQEATPAQIGAFLIAHRIKRPTGEELAGMLDAYDELGHKLQPIATKQRVFVLGLPYDGRSRTAPISPITALLLCAAGQPVIMHGGDRLPTKYGLPLVEIWQGLGVDWTRLSLAQTQQVFEATGLGFIYLPQHFPLAQRLFEYRDQIGKRPPFATMELMWCPYAGDAHIVAGYVHPPTEGMFQTAFAVRGTQHFTTVKGLEGSCDLPRDRTAIIGLSTLNSDEPIERLHLIPRDYGFTTKNVPLESTTQLLNEMQSVLQGEPSELMQTALWNGGFYLWRCGVCADMQSGIAKAEAFLRSGAVTQQLQKITQVIGLVTRSLAQRA from the coding sequence ATGAGCAATGCATTTCGGGATTTGCTAAAAAAAGTGGGTAGCGGTAATCATACCAGCGAGAATCTGACGCGCGAGGAAGCCGCAGCTGCAACTCGGATGATTTTACTGCAAGAAGCAACCCCAGCCCAAATCGGGGCGTTTCTCATTGCGCACCGCATCAAGCGCCCTACCGGCGAAGAGTTGGCGGGAATGCTGGATGCATATGATGAACTTGGTCATAAACTGCAACCTATTGCAACTAAACAACGCGTCTTTGTTTTAGGCTTACCTTATGACGGGCGATCGCGTACTGCACCGATTAGCCCAATTACGGCTTTACTCCTTTGTGCTGCGGGACAACCTGTGATTATGCATGGAGGCGATCGCTTACCAACAAAATACGGATTACCACTCGTTGAGATTTGGCAAGGGTTAGGCGTTGATTGGACAAGGTTATCACTCGCCCAAACGCAACAGGTATTTGAGGCGACAGGCTTGGGATTTATTTATCTACCTCAGCATTTTCCCTTGGCGCAACGTTTATTTGAATACCGCGACCAAATCGGTAAACGTCCGCCGTTTGCCACAATGGAACTGATGTGGTGTCCGTACGCAGGAGATGCACATATTGTTGCAGGTTACGTTCATCCACCAACCGAAGGTATGTTTCAAACCGCCTTTGCAGTAAGAGGAACTCAACACTTTACAACGGTAAAAGGATTAGAAGGAAGTTGCGACCTCCCCCGCGATCGCACTGCTATTATTGGCTTATCAACACTCAATTCTGACGAACCAATCGAACGTTTACACCTCATCCCGCGCGATTATGGCTTTACAACAAAGAATGTCCCATTAGAATCGACAACGCAACTATTAAATGAGATGCAATCTGTTTTACAAGGTGAACCCTCAGAATTGATGCAAACAGCTTTGTGGAATGGTGGTTTTTATCTCTGGCGGTGCGGCGTTTGTGCTGATATGCAATCGGGAATTGCGAAAGCTGAAGCTTTTCTCAGAAGCGGCGCAGTCACGCAACAACTCCAAAAAATTACCCAAGTTATTGGTTTAGTTACGCGATCGCTAGCACAACGAGCATAA
- a CDS encoding HEAT repeat domain-containing protein: protein MNTSIQLQLEQAQVAFSARDWSLLVQCLQQLIPGGKREQVRMNTAPEAAQLLDLAMAALLAGDFQHRWDVAKLIPRLGVSTIARLVEILEDEDDDELCWFAVRILGEFDHPQAIAALVELIKTTENEELQAVAATALGQIGKSAIAPLTELLAAEDTRLLAVRSLAYIRRSETITPLLSVVGDPQPNVRAVAIEALSSFHDPQVPPVLLNALDDIAAPVRREAVLGLGFRADLCTELDLVARILPKLYDFNLDVCHAAAIALGRLGTDAAVHGLYKVLQSPHTPESLRIEIVRALGRIESNCALEYLASYLQQSSSVRVCQEIITVLGQVEQPSNQSKAADILINLLRLQHPITEFASIKGTIALSLGYLGKLQAIEPLINLLADSERGVKLHAIAALKQLAPEIAYTQLQQIAKSDVAPELKQGVAIALSEWSN, encoded by the coding sequence GTGAACACAAGTATTCAACTTCAGTTGGAGCAAGCACAGGTAGCGTTTAGTGCAAGAGATTGGTCATTACTCGTGCAATGTTTGCAGCAGCTAATTCCTGGAGGAAAGCGCGAGCAAGTTAGGATGAATACGGCACCTGAAGCAGCGCAACTCCTCGATTTGGCAATGGCTGCGCTACTCGCGGGAGATTTTCAACACCGCTGGGATGTAGCAAAACTAATTCCTCGCTTGGGAGTAAGCACGATCGCTCGACTTGTCGAAATTCTCGAAGACGAAGACGATGACGAATTGTGTTGGTTTGCTGTGCGCATTTTAGGTGAATTTGACCATCCACAAGCGATCGCAGCTTTGGTAGAACTGATCAAAACAACCGAGAATGAAGAATTACAAGCAGTCGCCGCAACAGCACTCGGACAAATTGGCAAAAGTGCAATCGCACCACTTACCGAATTATTAGCAGCAGAAGATACGCGGTTACTCGCAGTGCGATCGCTTGCGTACATCCGGCGATCCGAAACCATTACGCCATTACTCAGCGTAGTTGGCGATCCCCAACCAAATGTTCGCGCTGTGGCGATCGAAGCTTTGAGTAGTTTTCACGATCCCCAAGTTCCGCCAGTCTTATTAAACGCTTTAGATGATATTGCTGCGCCTGTAAGACGCGAAGCAGTACTAGGTTTAGGCTTTCGTGCTGACTTATGCACAGAATTAGACCTTGTTGCACGGATCTTGCCAAAACTTTACGATTTTAATCTTGACGTGTGTCATGCAGCAGCGATCGCATTGGGGCGATTAGGGACGGATGCAGCGGTTCATGGTTTGTACAAAGTACTGCAATCACCGCATACGCCAGAGTCACTCCGAATTGAAATTGTTCGGGCGTTAGGTCGAATTGAATCAAACTGCGCTTTAGAATATCTTGCCTCTTACTTACAGCAGTCATCCTCAGTGCGTGTTTGTCAAGAAATTATCACAGTTCTCGGACAAGTTGAACAGCCCAGCAATCAATCAAAAGCAGCGGATATATTAATTAATCTGCTACGCTTGCAGCACCCAATCACTGAATTTGCAAGTATTAAGGGAACGATTGCCTTATCACTCGGATATCTGGGCAAATTACAAGCAATAGAGCCGTTAATCAACTTATTAGCGGATTCAGAACGCGGAGTGAAACTTCATGCGATCGCCGCACTCAAACAACTTGCGCCAGAAATTGCTTACACACAACTTCAACAAATTGCCAAGAGTGATGTAGCCCCAGAACTCAAACAAGGAGTCGCAATCGCGCTTTCTGAATGGTCTAATTAA
- a CDS encoding phosphate-starvation-inducible PsiE family protein has protein sequence MSWLRRLSRRVAASFSDNNFLKTISSIETLVSKLLSILMVIVILVAVYDLFVILLQDIFSAPVGFFTRTLFEVFGLFLNILIALELLENITAYLRKHVIQVELVIVTSLIAVARKFIILDLQKTGGIDLIGLGIAILGLSISYWIIRNAKPRQPH, from the coding sequence ATGTCTTGGTTAAGAAGGTTATCGCGGCGCGTCGCAGCTAGTTTTAGCGACAACAACTTTTTAAAAACAATTAGCAGCATAGAAACACTCGTATCTAAGCTACTATCTATATTGATGGTAATTGTCATTCTTGTAGCTGTTTACGATCTATTTGTCATTTTACTCCAAGACATTTTCAGTGCTCCTGTTGGTTTTTTTACAAGAACTTTGTTTGAGGTTTTTGGTTTATTTCTAAATATTTTAATTGCATTAGAGTTATTAGAAAATATTACAGCATATCTCCGAAAGCACGTTATTCAAGTTGAATTAGTAATTGTAACTTCACTCATTGCTGTTGCTAGAAAATTTATTATTTTGGACTTACAAAAAACGGGAGGCATTGATTTAATTGGTTTAGGAATTGCTATTTTGGGTTTATCAATCAGTTACTGGATTATTCGCAATGCCAAACCGCGCCAACCGCATTAA